In the Sphingomonas sp. LM7 genome, one interval contains:
- the tilS gene encoding tRNA lysidine(34) synthetase TilS, with amino-acid sequence MSRKSANELTPPAEQIARFRRDFEAVAGRAPDAGHKFGVAVSGGADSLALLLLAAATFPGLVIAATVDHGLRPEAAGEARRVGQICAELGVPHAILTGAIPAGNLQEGARTLRYALLAEWAGDAWVATAHQRDDVAETFLMRARRGAGVGGLAAMRAARPLGSATLIRPLLGWSRAELEAIVTAAGVVPVQDPSNRDPRFDRARIRRLLAESPELPADRLAFAAANLRHAEDALVWAAEREWQARSRITAEVVHLDPAGLPYELLRRLVERSVKQRCFFASEPPPLRGESLDHLLATLLSGGTGTIAGVKASAKHAEWRFSQAPARRSH; translated from the coding sequence GTGTCGCGCAAAAGTGCAAATGAGCTGACGCCGCCGGCGGAGCAGATCGCGCGCTTCCGGCGCGATTTCGAGGCGGTCGCCGGACGCGCGCCCGATGCCGGACATAAGTTTGGAGTGGCGGTATCCGGCGGGGCGGACAGCCTCGCCCTGCTGTTGCTCGCCGCCGCAACCTTTCCCGGGCTGGTGATCGCCGCCACGGTCGATCACGGATTGCGCCCCGAAGCGGCAGGCGAAGCACGGCGAGTCGGCCAAATCTGCGCCGAACTCGGGGTTCCGCACGCTATCCTCACTGGCGCGATCCCCGCGGGCAATCTCCAGGAAGGTGCGCGCACCCTGCGCTATGCCCTGCTGGCCGAATGGGCGGGCGATGCATGGGTAGCGACCGCGCACCAGCGCGACGACGTCGCCGAGACCTTCCTCATGCGCGCGCGCCGCGGTGCCGGCGTGGGCGGGCTGGCGGCAATGCGGGCGGCGCGGCCCTTGGGAAGCGCGACGCTGATCCGTCCGCTGCTGGGCTGGTCGCGCGCCGAACTCGAAGCGATCGTTACCGCCGCCGGCGTCGTCCCGGTGCAGGACCCTTCGAATCGCGACCCACGCTTCGATCGCGCCCGCATCCGCAGGCTGCTCGCCGAATCGCCCGAGCTGCCCGCCGATCGGCTGGCGTTCGCCGCGGCAAATCTGCGCCATGCCGAGGACGCGCTGGTCTGGGCGGCGGAGCGCGAGTGGCAGGCGCGCAGCCGAATCACGGCGGAGGTCGTGCATCTAGATCCGGCGGGCCTGCCCTATGAACTGCTACGACGACTGGTGGAGCGGTCGGTCAAGCAACGGTGCTTCTTCGCCTCCGAGCCCCCTCCCCTACGCGGCGAAAGCCTCGACCATCTCCTCGCCACGCTGCTTTCGGGCGGCACCGGTACGATTGCGGGGGTGAAAGCCTCCGCGAAACATGCTGAATGGCGTTTCAGCCAGGCTCCGGCGCGCCGATCACACTGA
- a CDS encoding tol-pal system YbgF family protein — MRTLMAAAALSALIAGTGVAHAQSSAVEGRVDRLEREMRAVQRKVFPGGAGQTIEPQIVPETNTNIPGTPSGSAIADVTQRVAALENQVTSMTGQVEQDQYRLRQLEDAFNAYKRSTDARLKALEEGASSVGGSTPVIAPVDLGETRPTRPTRPPVEEVVAPKPTGTRAQQVAAVAKPSSGDPAEDGYTYGYRLWQAKLYPEARRELEGVVTKYPTHRRASFSQNLLGRAYLDAGAPSLAAVAFYENYKKNPNGERAPDSLYYLAQALTKLKKPAGEVCKVYTELDQLYGARLSAEMKAGVAEGRVAQKCK; from the coding sequence ATGCGTACTCTGATGGCCGCCGCGGCTCTGTCCGCCCTTATCGCCGGAACCGGCGTCGCCCATGCCCAGTCCAGCGCGGTCGAGGGCCGCGTCGACCGGCTCGAGCGCGAAATGCGCGCCGTGCAGCGCAAGGTCTTCCCCGGCGGCGCCGGCCAGACGATCGAGCCGCAGATCGTGCCCGAGACCAACACCAACATTCCCGGCACGCCTTCCGGCAGCGCGATCGCCGATGTCACGCAGCGCGTCGCCGCGCTGGAAAACCAGGTCACGTCGATGACCGGTCAGGTCGAGCAGGATCAGTATCGCCTCCGCCAGCTCGAAGACGCGTTCAACGCCTATAAGCGCTCGACTGACGCGCGCCTCAAGGCACTCGAGGAAGGCGCATCGAGCGTCGGCGGCAGCACTCCGGTGATAGCCCCCGTCGATCTCGGCGAGACACGCCCGACCCGGCCGACTCGCCCGCCCGTCGAGGAAGTGGTCGCCCCCAAGCCGACCGGCACGCGCGCACAACAGGTGGCCGCCGTTGCCAAGCCGAGCAGCGGTGACCCGGCCGAGGACGGCTACACCTATGGCTACCGCCTGTGGCAGGCCAAGCTCTATCCCGAAGCGCGCCGCGAGCTGGAAGGCGTCGTCACCAAATATCCGACGCATCGCCGCGCCAGCTTCTCGCAAAATCTGCTCGGTCGCGCCTATCTCGACGCAGGGGCGCCGAGCCTCGCCGCGGTCGCCTTCTACGAGAATTACAAGAAGAACCCGAACGGCGAGCGCGCGCCGGACAGCCTCTATTACCTCGCCCAGGCGCTCACCAAGCTGAAGAAGCCCGCGGGCGAAGTCTGCAAGGTCTATACCGAGCTCGACCAGCTCTATGGCGCGCGGCTTTCGGCGGAGATGAAGGCCGGCGTTGCCGAGGGACGTGTCGCGCAAAAGTGCAAATGA
- a CDS encoding helix-turn-helix domain-containing protein, with translation MEGENADNPTLFPATVGEKLRAAREAQKLELSEIASRTRIPQRHLEAIEQSNFAGLPSITYSMGFAKSYARAVGVDEVAIGRELRLEIGDRPERPAPPPAYDFDERSRVPSSGIAWTGAVVALLVLIGVGLWYGTDWFRGGAPSESAVATENAAAAESNTIAVPTAAPVAGGQVTLVAVDTVWLRVTDASGKRLFEKEMAAGERYDVPADADRPRVRTGRPDRLQVLLNGSTVAPLGTGVETVEAEVSAAALQARGQPGAASPPAGRPSPQPAASSPPPAAPGDAPAGNTTAIP, from the coding sequence ATGGAAGGCGAAAACGCCGACAACCCGACGCTGTTTCCCGCTACCGTGGGCGAGAAGCTGCGTGCGGCGCGCGAGGCGCAGAAGCTCGAACTGAGCGAGATCGCCAGCCGTACCCGCATCCCGCAGCGTCATCTCGAAGCGATCGAACAGTCCAACTTCGCCGGCCTGCCCTCGATCACCTATTCGATGGGGTTCGCCAAATCCTATGCGCGCGCCGTCGGCGTCGACGAAGTCGCGATCGGCCGCGAGCTGCGCCTCGAGATCGGCGACCGGCCCGAGCGCCCGGCGCCGCCGCCCGCCTATGATTTCGACGAACGTTCGCGCGTACCGTCCAGCGGCATCGCCTGGACGGGCGCGGTCGTCGCGCTGCTCGTGCTGATCGGCGTCGGGCTGTGGTACGGCACCGACTGGTTCCGCGGCGGCGCGCCTTCCGAGAGCGCAGTCGCGACCGAGAATGCGGCGGCCGCCGAGTCCAACACGATCGCAGTGCCGACCGCCGCGCCGGTCGCGGGCGGGCAGGTCACGCTGGTCGCAGTCGATACGGTCTGGCTGCGCGTCACCGATGCCAGCGGCAAGCGGCTGTTCGAGAAGGAAATGGCCGCCGGCGAGCGCTATGACGTTCCCGCCGACGCCGATCGCCCGCGCGTCCGCACCGGGCGTCCCGATCGCCTGCAGGTGCTGCTCAACGGCTCGACCGTCGCGCCGCTCGGCACCGGCGTGGAAACCGTCGAAGCCGAAGTGAGCGCCGCGGCGCTGCAGGCGCGCGGCCAGCCCGGCGCGGCATCGCCGCCCGCCGGCCGGCCGAGCCCGCAACCCGCCGCGTCGTCACCGCCGCCTGCCGCACCCGGCGACGCCCCGGCTGGCAACACCACCGCGATACCTTAA
- the ptsP gene encoding phosphoenolpyruvate--protein phosphotransferase, protein MALTAAASAREILTRLHDVMAKRLPAQSKLNAVVEVIGTVLDSEVCSIYLLREGVLELFATRGLAQEAVHVTKLALGEGLVGTIAANVETLNLDEAASHPDFAYRPETGEDRFHSFAGVPIIRRERSVGVLAVQHADPRRYADVEIEALQTVAMVLSELIANADLVDQTGGATTRPQSTAASRAAGFKLVDGMAAGVAVFHQPRITIEHTVAEDVEVERHRVYAAFDKMRDQIERMASQAEFGGGGEHDEVLATYKMFAYDEGWSRRINEAIDSGLTAEAAIERVQQRTRMRMREIDDALLRDRMHDLEDLSNRLLRIVSGQLGTAAQMGLRQDSILIARNLGPAELLEYDRRRLKGVVLEEGSLTAHVTIVARAMGVPVLGRVRDVRRLIAEGDMLLLDTAEESLFIRPTSAMQEAFEAKLVLSQKRRAAFAQLRGEVPITADGHRITVMVNAGLRDDLAALDLTGADGIGLFRTEFQFLVSATLPQREAQRRLYKDVLEAAGERPVTFRTVDIGGDKALPYLNHDEDGEEENPAMGWRALRLALDRDGLMKAQARALIEAGAGKTLNIMFPMVSEPWEFDQARELFEAQRGWLAARGKKMPTEIRYGAMLEVPALAEVLDILLPKIDFLSIGTNDLTQFLFAADRAHPKLALRYDWLSPSILRFLKRVTDACHAANVPVAVCGEMGGRPLEAMALIGLGIDRLSITPAAVGPIKAMVRSLDRATLIEVMTTLLAEPRGSLRDSLVAWAAETSVELA, encoded by the coding sequence ATGGCCCTCACCGCCGCTGCCTCCGCCCGCGAAATCCTGACGCGCCTTCACGACGTGATGGCGAAACGGCTGCCTGCGCAGTCGAAGCTCAATGCCGTCGTCGAAGTGATCGGCACCGTCCTCGATAGCGAGGTCTGCTCGATCTACCTGCTGCGCGAAGGCGTGCTCGAACTGTTCGCCACGCGCGGGCTGGCGCAGGAAGCGGTGCACGTCACCAAGCTGGCGCTCGGCGAGGGGCTGGTCGGCACGATCGCCGCCAATGTCGAGACGCTCAATCTCGACGAGGCGGCGAGCCACCCGGACTTCGCCTATCGCCCCGAGACCGGCGAGGACCGCTTCCACAGCTTTGCCGGGGTGCCGATCATCCGCCGCGAGCGCTCGGTGGGCGTGCTCGCGGTCCAGCATGCCGATCCGCGCCGCTATGCCGATGTCGAGATCGAAGCGCTGCAGACGGTGGCGATGGTGCTCTCCGAACTGATCGCCAATGCCGATCTGGTCGATCAGACCGGCGGCGCGACGACGCGCCCGCAATCGACCGCCGCATCGCGCGCGGCCGGGTTCAAGCTGGTCGACGGGATGGCCGCGGGCGTCGCGGTGTTCCACCAGCCGCGCATCACCATCGAACACACCGTCGCCGAGGATGTCGAAGTCGAGCGCCACCGCGTCTATGCCGCGTTCGACAAGATGCGCGACCAGATCGAGCGCATGGCCAGCCAGGCCGAATTCGGCGGCGGCGGCGAACATGACGAGGTCCTCGCGACCTACAAGATGTTCGCGTATGACGAAGGCTGGAGCCGGCGGATCAACGAAGCGATCGACTCCGGCCTCACTGCCGAGGCGGCGATCGAGCGCGTCCAGCAGCGTACGCGGATGCGGATGCGCGAGATCGACGACGCGCTGTTGCGCGACCGGATGCACGATCTGGAGGATCTCTCCAACCGGCTGCTGCGCATCGTCTCGGGCCAGCTCGGCACCGCGGCGCAGATGGGCCTGCGGCAGGATTCGATCCTCATCGCGCGCAATCTCGGCCCGGCCGAACTGCTCGAATATGACCGCCGGCGCCTCAAGGGCGTGGTGCTCGAGGAAGGTTCGCTCACTGCGCATGTTACCATCGTCGCGCGCGCGATGGGCGTGCCCGTGCTCGGCCGCGTCCGCGACGTGCGCCGGCTGATCGCCGAGGGCGACATGCTGCTGCTCGACACTGCCGAGGAGAGCCTGTTCATCCGGCCGACCAGCGCGATGCAGGAGGCGTTCGAAGCCAAGCTGGTGCTCAGCCAGAAGCGCCGCGCCGCCTTTGCCCAGTTGCGCGGCGAAGTGCCGATCACGGCCGATGGACACCGCATCACCGTGATGGTCAATGCCGGGCTGCGCGACGATCTCGCCGCGCTCGACCTGACCGGGGCCGACGGGATCGGGCTGTTCCGCACCGAATTCCAGTTCCTCGTCTCGGCGACCTTGCCCCAGCGCGAGGCCCAGCGGCGGCTGTACAAGGACGTGCTCGAAGCCGCCGGCGAGCGCCCGGTGACCTTCCGCACGGTCGATATCGGCGGTGACAAGGCGCTGCCCTATCTCAACCATGACGAGGACGGCGAGGAAGAGAATCCGGCGATGGGCTGGCGCGCGCTTCGCCTCGCGCTCGATCGCGATGGCCTGATGAAGGCGCAGGCGCGCGCGCTGATCGAGGCGGGCGCGGGCAAGACGCTCAACATCATGTTCCCGATGGTCTCCGAGCCCTGGGAATTCGACCAGGCACGCGAGCTGTTCGAGGCGCAGCGTGGCTGGCTGGCCGCGCGGGGCAAGAAGATGCCCACCGAGATCCGCTATGGCGCGATGCTCGAAGTGCCGGCGCTCGCCGAAGTGCTCGATATCCTGCTGCCCAAGATCGATTTCCTCTCGATCGGCACCAACGACCTCACCCAGTTCCTGTTCGCCGCCGATCGCGCGCATCCCAAGCTGGCGCTGCGCTATGACTGGCTGAGCCCGTCGATCCTGCGCTTCCTCAAGCGTGTCACCGACGCGTGCCATGCCGCGAACGTGCCGGTGGCGGTATGCGGCGAGATGGGTGGACGGCCTTTGGAGGCGATGGCGCTGATCGGGCTCGGCATCGACCGGCTTTCGATCACGCCGGCGGCAGTGGGGCCGATCAAGGCGATGGTCCGCTCGCTCGATCGCGCGACCTTGATCGAGGTTATGACCACGCTGCTTGCCGAGCCGCGCGGATCGTTGCGCGATTCGCTGGTCGCATGGGCGGCCGAAACTTCGGTCGAACTGGCCTGA
- a CDS encoding PadR family transcriptional regulator, which translates to MFEKLRVELRRGSLVLAVLGALREERYGYTLRTSLEDAGLPIDEGALYPLLRRLEAQGLLTSEWREEAKRNKRFYQLSPAGVEVLAQLLGEWNAISESILRLTGKDK; encoded by the coding sequence ATGTTCGAAAAACTGCGCGTCGAGCTTCGGCGCGGTTCGCTGGTGCTGGCGGTGCTCGGGGCGCTGCGCGAGGAGCGCTATGGCTACACGCTGCGCACCAGCCTGGAGGATGCCGGGCTGCCGATCGACGAAGGCGCGCTGTATCCGCTGCTCCGCCGGCTCGAGGCGCAGGGGCTGCTGACCAGCGAATGGCGCGAGGAGGCCAAGCGCAACAAGCGTTTCTACCAACTCTCTCCCGCTGGCGTCGAAGTGCTCGCCCAGCTGCTCGGCGAATGGAACGCTATCTCGGAATCGATCCTGCGACTCACCGGAAAGGACAAGTGA
- a CDS encoding nitronate monooxygenase family protein: protein MNTNSSIGAERLARRMARGREFLGSDVAIMCGAMSWVSERNLVAAMSNAGGFGLIACGAMNPEQLDAEIAGTRALTDKPFGVNLITMHPMLLDLIAVCKKHDVTHVVLAGGLPPAGSLEAIKEFGAKLICFAPALSLAKKLIRSGVDALVVEGMEAGGHIGPVSTSVLAQEILPEVSEQVPVFVAGGIGRGEAIAGYLDQGAAGVQLGTRFVCATESIAHANFKKAFIRASARDATASVQIDPRLPVIPVRALKNAAGELFTAKQREVAQLLDEGKVEMMEAQLQIEHYWAGALRRAVIDGDVEHGSVMAGQSVGMVKKEEPVAEIIATLMAEAAHALEKRAG, encoded by the coding sequence ATGAACACGAACAGCAGCATCGGCGCCGAGCGCCTGGCCCGCCGCATGGCGCGCGGACGCGAATTTCTGGGCAGCGATGTCGCGATCATGTGCGGCGCGATGTCGTGGGTGAGCGAGCGCAATCTCGTCGCAGCGATGTCCAATGCCGGCGGCTTCGGGCTGATCGCGTGCGGCGCGATGAACCCCGAGCAACTCGACGCGGAGATCGCCGGGACCAGGGCGCTCACCGACAAGCCCTTCGGCGTCAATCTGATCACGATGCACCCGATGCTGCTCGACCTGATCGCCGTCTGCAAGAAGCACGATGTCACGCATGTCGTGCTCGCGGGCGGACTGCCGCCGGCGGGCAGCCTGGAGGCGATCAAGGAATTCGGCGCCAAGCTGATCTGCTTCGCGCCGGCGCTCAGCCTCGCCAAGAAGCTGATCCGCAGCGGCGTCGATGCGCTGGTGGTCGAGGGGATGGAAGCGGGCGGGCATATCGGCCCGGTCTCGACCAGCGTGCTGGCGCAGGAGATCCTTCCCGAAGTCAGCGAGCAGGTCCCCGTATTCGTCGCCGGCGGGATCGGCCGCGGCGAGGCGATCGCCGGCTATCTCGACCAGGGCGCGGCGGGCGTCCAGCTCGGCACGCGCTTCGTCTGCGCGACCGAAAGCATCGCGCATGCGAACTTCAAGAAGGCATTCATCCGCGCTTCGGCCCGCGACGCCACTGCCAGCGTCCAGATCGACCCTCGCTTGCCCGTGATCCCCGTCCGCGCGCTCAAGAATGCGGCGGGCGAGCTGTTCACCGCCAAGCAGCGCGAAGTCGCCCAGCTGCTCGACGAGGGCAAGGTCGAGATGATGGAAGCCCAGCTCCAGATCGAGCATTATTGGGCCGGTGCGCTGCGCCGCGCAGTGATTGACGGCGATGTCGAGCATGGCAGCGTGATGGCCGGCCAGTCGGTCGGCATGGTCAAGAAGGAAGAGCCGGTCGCCGAGATCATCGCGACGCTGATGGCCGAAGCGGCGCATGCACTGGAAAAGCGCGCAGGTTAG
- a CDS encoding aspartate kinase: MARIVMKFGGTSMAGIERIRSVAARIKREWDAGNQIAVVVSAMAGDTDRLVNFCREASSLYDPREYDVVVSSGEQVTSGLLAVALQAIGVPARSWLGSQVAIHTDAAHAKARIQSIDFAGLEEGWSRGEVAVIPGFQGVTDDGSNRITTLGRGGSDTSAVAVAAAVKADRCDIYTDVDGVYTTDPRIVPRARKLKKVTYEEMLELASVGAKVLQTRSVGLAMKEQVRVQVLSSFTGDTAPMADTLPGTMIVGEEEIQDVESQLITGIAHDKNEAKITLVAVPDKPGAVASIFTPLAEANINVDMIIQNIAHQSAGSASATDVTFTVPAADLARSIETLNQSKSEIGFAELLQDTRVAKISVVGVGMRSHAGVAATMFNTLGARGINIQAITTSEIKVSVLINEDETELAVRVLHTAYGLDAEDEAA, encoded by the coding sequence ATGGCACGCATCGTGATGAAGTTCGGCGGCACCTCGATGGCCGGCATCGAGCGGATCCGCAGTGTGGCCGCGCGCATCAAACGCGAATGGGATGCAGGCAATCAGATCGCGGTGGTCGTCTCGGCGATGGCCGGCGACACCGACCGGCTGGTCAATTTCTGCCGCGAGGCGAGCTCGCTCTACGATCCGCGCGAATATGACGTGGTCGTCTCCAGCGGCGAGCAGGTCACCAGCGGGCTGCTCGCCGTCGCGCTCCAGGCGATCGGCGTGCCGGCGCGCTCGTGGCTCGGTTCGCAGGTGGCAATCCACACCGATGCCGCACACGCCAAGGCGCGCATCCAGTCGATCGATTTCGCCGGTCTCGAAGAAGGCTGGTCGCGCGGCGAAGTCGCGGTGATCCCGGGCTTCCAGGGCGTGACCGACGACGGAAGCAACAGGATCACCACGCTGGGCCGCGGCGGCTCCGACACCTCGGCAGTGGCAGTAGCGGCCGCAGTGAAGGCCGATCGTTGCGACATCTACACCGATGTCGACGGGGTCTACACCACCGACCCGCGCATCGTGCCGCGCGCCCGCAAGCTCAAGAAAGTCACCTACGAAGAGATGCTGGAGCTCGCCAGCGTCGGAGCCAAGGTGCTCCAGACGCGATCGGTGGGGCTGGCGATGAAGGAACAGGTCCGCGTCCAGGTGCTGTCGTCGTTCACCGGCGACACCGCGCCGATGGCGGACACATTGCCCGGAACGATGATCGTGGGCGAAGAGGAGATTCAGGACGTGGAAAGCCAGCTCATCACGGGCATCGCGCACGACAAGAACGAAGCCAAGATCACGCTGGTCGCGGTGCCCGACAAGCCCGGCGCGGTCGCCTCGATCTTCACGCCGCTGGCCGAAGCCAACATCAACGTCGACATGATCATTCAGAACATCGCGCACCAGAGCGCGGGTTCGGCGAGTGCGACCGACGTGACCTTCACCGTGCCCGCGGCGGACCTCGCCCGCTCGATCGAGACGCTCAACCAGTCCAAAAGCGAGATCGGCTTTGCCGAACTGCTACAGGACACCCGCGTTGCCAAGATCTCGGTGGTCGGCGTCGGCATGCGCAGCCATGCCGGCGTCGCCGCGACGATGTTCAACACGCTCGGCGCGCGCGGGATCAACATCCAGGCGATCACCACCAGCGAGATCAAGGTCTCGGTGCTGATCAACGAGGACGAGACCGAGCTGGCGGTGCGCGTGCTGCACACTGCGTACGGGCTCGACGCGGAAGACGAAGCCGCCTGA
- the ubiG gene encoding bifunctional 2-polyprenyl-6-hydroxyphenol methylase/3-demethylubiquinol 3-O-methyltransferase UbiG — MANATKATIDPSEAEHFGRLAADWWNPKGSSAMLHRLNPARLAYVRDVVDAHFDGDGMSFAPLAGKTALDVGCGAGLLAEPLARMGAKVTGLDAAPENIGAARAHAAAVGLDINYVAGGIEDLPGRTFDLVTSMEVIEHVSNPAAFVAGLAEALAPGGLMILSTPNRTALSRLAMITLGEGSGAIPRGTHDWQQFLTPDELTALLEAAGLQVGDLRGLGFSPARGFVLSDDTSLDYLVTARRA; from the coding sequence ATGGCGAACGCAACCAAAGCAACTATTGACCCGAGTGAAGCTGAGCATTTCGGCAGGCTCGCCGCCGACTGGTGGAATCCCAAGGGTTCGTCGGCGATGCTCCACCGGTTGAACCCGGCGCGGCTGGCCTATGTCCGCGACGTCGTGGATGCGCATTTCGACGGCGACGGCATGTCGTTCGCGCCGCTGGCGGGCAAGACCGCGCTCGACGTCGGCTGCGGCGCCGGGCTGCTCGCCGAGCCGCTCGCCCGAATGGGGGCCAAGGTCACCGGTCTCGATGCCGCGCCCGAGAATATCGGCGCCGCGCGCGCCCACGCCGCCGCGGTCGGCCTCGACATCAACTATGTTGCCGGCGGGATCGAGGACTTGCCCGGCCGCACCTTCGATCTCGTCACGTCGATGGAAGTGATCGAGCATGTCTCGAACCCCGCCGCCTTCGTCGCCGGGCTGGCCGAGGCGCTGGCGCCCGGCGGGCTGATGATCCTCTCCACGCCCAACCGCACTGCACTGTCACGCCTCGCAATGATCACCCTGGGCGAGGGCAGTGGCGCGATCCCCAGGGGCACGCACGACTGGCAGCAATTCCTCACCCCCGACGAACTCACGGCACTGCTCGAAGCGGCAGGGCTACAAGTCGGCGACCTGCGCGGCCTGGGCTTCTCCCCGGCGCGCGGCTTCGTGCTCAGCGACGATACCAGCCTCGACTATCTGGTCACTGCACGCCGCGCCTGA
- a CDS encoding carbohydrate binding domain-containing protein: protein MNLRIAIALGAALPALFAVPGIAQDAQSSEDALAEKVVTNPNPASFQAYGVTPPPKVVSDKNVQGGKALRVPVTGGGDPWSVGVNVPLIKPVKTGDKLVVVFYARLSKGDAPAAKINAQLQLSSAPYTALFGKPFDVTPEWKLLQFSGKVDKDYGVGAIGAALHLNTGRQVIDIGPVAVLDMGQ, encoded by the coding sequence ATGAACTTGCGGATCGCAATCGCGCTGGGGGCGGCGCTGCCTGCGCTGTTCGCCGTGCCGGGTATCGCACAGGACGCGCAATCGAGCGAGGACGCGCTCGCCGAGAAGGTGGTCACCAACCCCAATCCCGCGAGCTTCCAGGCCTATGGCGTTACGCCCCCGCCCAAGGTGGTGAGCGACAAGAACGTCCAGGGCGGCAAGGCGCTGCGCGTCCCGGTGACCGGCGGCGGCGATCCGTGGAGCGTCGGCGTCAACGTGCCGCTGATCAAGCCGGTCAAGACGGGCGACAAGCTGGTCGTCGTCTTCTACGCCCGGCTTAGCAAAGGCGACGCGCCCGCCGCGAAGATCAACGCCCAGCTCCAGCTTTCGAGCGCGCCTTACACCGCGCTGTTCGGCAAGCCGTTCGACGTCACCCCCGAATGGAAGCTCCTCCAATTCTCGGGCAAGGTCGACAAGGACTATGGCGTCGGCGCGATCGGCGCCGCGCTCCATCTCAACACCGGCAGGCAGGTGATCGATATTGGCCCCGTCGCAGTGCTCGACATGGGGCAATAG
- a CDS encoding tRNA-binding protein, translating into MHVNHDPSALPADTIGFDQFLAVDIRVGTIVEALPFPEARKPAYKLLIDFGPVIGRKRSSAQITEHYRLDELPGMQVAAVVNFPPRQIGPVMSEVLTLGFPDAEGKVVLFRPTTAVPNGGRLF; encoded by the coding sequence ATGCACGTGAATCACGACCCTTCCGCCCTGCCCGCCGATACGATCGGCTTCGACCAGTTCCTCGCCGTCGACATCCGCGTCGGCACGATCGTCGAGGCGCTGCCGTTTCCCGAGGCGCGCAAGCCCGCCTACAAGCTGCTGATCGATTTCGGGCCGGTGATCGGCCGCAAGCGGTCCTCGGCGCAGATCACCGAGCATTACCGCCTCGACGAGCTGCCCGGGATGCAGGTGGCGGCGGTGGTCAACTTCCCCCCACGGCAGATCGGGCCGGTGATGTCCGAAGTGCTGACGCTCGGTTTTCCCGATGCCGAGGGCAAGGTCGTTCTCTTCCGGCCGACCACCGCGGTGCCGAATGGCGGCAGGCTCTTTTAA
- a CDS encoding ATP-dependent DNA ligase: MEARLVEVLPDDDGWQFEPKWDGFRCLVFKQGEDVALISKSGKPLARYFPEVAAAIAALPVERIVLDGELLIPVGTSLSFGALQMRLHPAESRIRKLSAETPARLMLFDCLWSEQGALDGRSLAERRAALEAFHARHRSATLRLSPLTQDRMVAQRWLDASGGALDGVIAKRRDDVYRAGERAMLKVKRLRTADCVVGGFRYAAKKREVGSLLLGLYDDAGLLHHVGFTSAIAAADRPVLTGQLEALVEAPGFTGDAPGGPSRWSTERSAEWQPLRPELVAEVRYDHVTNRRFRHGTGFLRWRPDKAPRQCTMEQLGEEARPEIVEAALAEAGPAR; the protein is encoded by the coding sequence ATGGAGGCCAGGCTCGTCGAGGTGCTCCCCGACGACGATGGCTGGCAGTTCGAGCCCAAATGGGACGGGTTTCGCTGTCTGGTGTTCAAGCAGGGCGAGGATGTCGCGCTGATCTCCAAATCGGGCAAGCCACTGGCGCGCTACTTCCCCGAAGTGGCGGCGGCAATCGCTGCGCTGCCCGTCGAGCGCATCGTGCTCGACGGCGAATTGCTGATCCCGGTCGGCACCAGCCTGTCGTTCGGCGCGCTGCAGATGCGGCTGCATCCCGCCGAGAGCCGCATCCGCAAGCTCTCCGCCGAGACTCCGGCGCGGCTGATGCTGTTCGATTGCCTGTGGTCGGAGCAAGGCGCGCTCGACGGCCGCTCGCTGGCAGAACGCCGCGCGGCGCTGGAGGCATTTCATGCGCGACATCGCTCGGCCACGCTGCGCCTGTCGCCATTGACCCAAGACCGTATGGTCGCCCAGCGCTGGCTCGACGCCTCGGGCGGTGCGCTCGACGGCGTGATCGCCAAGCGCCGCGACGACGTCTACCGGGCAGGCGAGCGGGCGATGCTCAAGGTCAAGCGGCTGCGCACCGCCGACTGCGTGGTCGGCGGCTTTCGCTATGCGGCCAAAAAGCGCGAAGTCGGCTCGCTGCTCCTCGGGCTCTACGACGATGCCGGGCTGCTCCATCATGTCGGCTTCACGTCGGCGATCGCCGCCGCCGATCGACCCGTACTGACCGGGCAACTGGAAGCGCTGGTCGAAGCGCCCGGCTTCACTGGCGATGCGCCGGGCGGACCGAGCCGCTGGTCGACCGAGCGCTCCGCCGAATGGCAACCGCTTCGCCCCGAACTCGTCGCCGAGGTGCGCTACGACCATGTCACCAACCGCCGCTTTCGTCACGGCACCGGCTTCCTGCGCTGGCGTCCCGACAAGGCACCACGTCAATGCACGATGGAGCAACTGGGCGAGGAGGCCCGGCCGGAGATCGTCGAGGCAGCCTTGGCGGAGGCAGGGCCGGCGCGATAA